TGGGGTGACGGCGCTGGGGCTGCTGCTGATCGCGCGCGTGGCGGCGCTGGGTTCGATATTGGCCATTCATCCGCTCAAGGCGGGGGCGATCTGGCTGGCGACGATGATCCTGGCGCGGTCGGGAGCGCTGTGGCTGACGGTGGCGCTGCCCAATGCGCGGGCGGACGGGGTGTCGGCGGCGGCGGGACGCGTGGGGAAGACGGCGTTCGGGATCGGGGCGGCGTTCGCGCTGGTGCTCGGGTTCGTCTTCATGGCGCCGGCGGCGGGGCTGCTGGCGTTCCTGACGGCCATCGTCTTCACCATCGGGGTGGCGCTGGGCTGGACGCAGGTGTGCCGCAAGCTGCTGGGCGGGCAAACTGGCGACCTCATCGGAGCGCTGCAGGCGCTCCTCGAGGTCGCGGTGTTTGCGGCAGTGCTGATCTTCGTCTAGGCGGCCTTCTTGAGGACGGCGGCGCCGTTGTTGCGCAGGCGCTCAAGGTAGAGATCGACGAAGTTGGACGGCACGGCGGTGCGGACGCTTTCGCGCTCGCGCAGCGCCTGGCGCCACTGGTTGAGCTTGGGGAAAGCGTCGAGCAGGCCCGTGGGCGTCACGGATTCGATGGCGTCGATCTGGCGGAAGGCGGGGCCGAAGACGGCATCGACATTGCTGAACTTCTCGCCGGCGAAGAACGGACCGACGACGGTGTTTTCGAGGCGCGCGAACTTGGCGTAGAGCGCCTTCTCGGCGGCATCGAGATCGGCTTCGCTGCCGGCGACGGAGAGCTTCCAGATGTCGGCGAGGACTTGCGAGCCGAATTCCATCCAGGCGCGGTGCTGGGCGCGCTCGAGCGGATCGGCCGGGTGCAGCTTGGCGCCCGGCGCGGTCTCTTCGAGGTATTCGAGGATCACGGCGCTTTCGAAGATGACGCCTTCGCGGCCGTCATCCTGCTCCACCTTGAGCACGGGCACCTTGCCGAGCGGGGAGATGGCCAGGAACCAGTCGGGCTTGTTGGCTAGATCGATGTAGACGACGTCGAAGTCGACGTGCTTCTCCTTGAGCGCGATAATCGCGCGCTGGACATAGGGGCAGGTGGGGAAGCTGATGAGGGTAAGCTTGGCCATTTCGGGTTCCTTGAACGATCGACCCAATAGTTACCATACGGCACCTAGGCCATTCCAGTAACCAGATAACCAGAAATCCAGCCACACGGACAATTGTCTTTTTGTCTAACCGGCCGGCGGGAGAAAAAGCTCCCGGCCGGCCAAGTTCGGGAGAAACGCATGAGCCATTTTTCCACCTCCGCGCTCGACGAGGCCGCCAACCGCTGGTTCGGCAAGGCAGCCAACCAGTTGCTCGACAGCGAGTTGCGGGTGTTGCGGCAGGCCATGGGGCGTCGGACAATCTCGCGCTTCCCGCTGGAAGACCGCGACAAGCTCTCGCTGGGCGAGAAACTGGCCGACCAGGTGGCGCGCTTCGGCGGCTCGTGGACATTCATTACGGCCTTCATCCTGTTCCTGGCGCTTTGGGCGGGACTGAACCTCGTAATGGCCGGCCGGGCGTTCGACCCCTACCCTTTCATTTTCCTCAACCTGCTGCTCTCGATGCTGGCGGCGCTTCAGGCTCCCGTCATCATGATGAGCCAGAACAGGCAGGCGGCGAAGGACCGGGACGCGGCGGCGCATGACTACGAGGTCAACCTCAAGGCTGAGATCGAGATCATTGCGCTGCACGAAAAATTCGACCAGATGCGGACCCAGCAACTGGAGGCGCTGGTGAAGTACCAGGAGGAGCAGATTACCCTGCTCAACCGGCTCATCACGGAAAAGCGGGCAGGTGCTACTTGAATTCGC
The sequence above is a segment of the Paradevosia shaoguanensis genome. Coding sequences within it:
- a CDS encoding adenosylcobinamide-GDP ribazoletransferase, which gives rise to MDVAPPTESERPIPRRSNDNAPRPPKPVRMADDLIMALRFFSRLPVGDRPHEKPDLNRIARVLPFASLVIGVAPVAVLMLGGWLAMPPLFVAALAVAVAVVATGAMAEDGLADAADGLFGGATKERRLEILKDSRHGTYGVTALGLLLIARVAALGSILAIHPLKAGAIWLATMILARSGALWLTVALPNARADGVSAAAGRVGKTAFGIGAAFALVLGFVFMAPAAGLLAFLTAIVFTIGVALGWTQVCRKLLGGQTGDLIGALQALLEVAVFAAVLIFV
- a CDS encoding glutathione S-transferase family protein translates to MAKLTLISFPTCPYVQRAIIALKEKHVDFDVVYIDLANKPDWFLAISPLGKVPVLKVEQDDGREGVIFESAVILEYLEETAPGAKLHPADPLERAQHRAWMEFGSQVLADIWKLSVAGSEADLDAAEKALYAKFARLENTVVGPFFAGEKFSNVDAVFGPAFRQIDAIESVTPTGLLDAFPKLNQWRQALRERESVRTAVPSNFVDLYLERLRNNGAAVLKKAA
- a CDS encoding DUF1003 domain-containing protein is translated as MSHFSTSALDEAANRWFGKAANQLLDSELRVLRQAMGRRTISRFPLEDRDKLSLGEKLADQVARFGGSWTFITAFILFLALWAGLNLVMAGRAFDPYPFIFLNLLLSMLAALQAPVIMMSQNRQAAKDRDAAAHDYEVNLKAEIEIIALHEKFDQMRTQQLEALVKYQEEQITLLNRLITEKRAGAT